Within Streptomyces sp. NBC_00704, the genomic segment GGCGCCTGCCCGGACCTCCACAAGGCCATCCGATCTGTGAAAGGCAGTCGCTCGCCCATGAGCCGTGCAGCCCTGCTCCTGCTGGCCGACGGCCGCCTCCCCGCCGGCGGGCACGCCCACTCCGGCGGCGTCGAGGCCGCCGTCGCCCACAAGGCCGTCCATGACACCGACAGCCTGGAGGCGTTCTGCCGCGGGCGCCTGCACACCACCGGTCTGACGACGGCCGCCCTGGCCGCCGCAGCGGCAGCCGGATACGACCCGTTGCTGCTCGATGCCGCCGCCGACGCACGAACCCCCGCCCCCGCACTGCGCATTGTCGCCCGCAGGCTCGGCCGACAGATGATGCGCGCCGCCCGCGCCACCTTCCCCTCCGACGCACTCGACCACCTGGCCGCCGCACGTCCCCAGGGCGCCCACCAGCCCCTCGTGCTGGGCCTGGCCGCGCGGGCCGCCGGGCTCACCCCGCTGGACGCCGCCTACGCCGCCGCATACGAGAGCATCGGCGGCCCGGCCACCGCGGCGGTGCGCCTCCTCAGCCTCGACCCGCTCGACGCCTCCGGGCTGCTGGCCCGACTCGGCCCCGAAACCGACGACGTCGCACACGCTGCGGCCGACGCCGCGACCCACGCTCTGACCGAGGGCCTCAATGTTCTGCCGTCGGCCTCCTCGCCCCTGCTGGACATCACCGGCGAGCAGCACGCCGCCTGGACCGCCCGACTCTTCGCCTCCTGACCAGCCTTCCGACAACCAAGACAGAACGGAGCTGCCATGCACCTCGACCACTCCCTGCCTCACCAGCACACCCCCAGCGTCTCGGCGAGCCGGCCTGACGGCAGCCGCCGCGCACTACGCGTCGGCCTGGGCGGTCCCGTCGGCTCCGGCAAGACCGCGACCGTCGCCGCGCTGTGCCGCACTCTGCGCGACCGCTGGCCCATCGCCGTCGTCACCAACGACATCTACACCCGCGAGGACGCCGAGTTCCTGCGGCGCGAAGCCGTCCTGCCGCCCGAGCGGATCGCCGCTGTGGAGACCGGCGCCTGCCCCCATACCGCGATCCGCGACGACATCTCCGCCAACCTTGAAGCCGTCGAACACCTGGAGGCGACCCTCCACCCGCTGGACCTCGTGCTCATCGAGTCCGGAGGTGACAACCTGACCGCCACCTTCTCCAGGGGCCTCGTCGATGTGCAGATCTTCGTCATCGACGTAGCCAGCGGCGACGACATCCCCCGCAAGGGCGGCCCCGGCATCACCACCGCCGACCTCCTCATCATCAACAAGACCGACCTCGCCCCGCACGTCGGCGCCGACCTGGACACCATGGCCATCGACGCCAAACGACAGCGCGGCGACCTGCCCGTCATCTTCACCAGCCTCACCCG encodes:
- a CDS encoding urease accessory protein UreF, with the translated sequence MSRAALLLLADGRLPAGGHAHSGGVEAAVAHKAVHDTDSLEAFCRGRLHTTGLTTAALAAAAAAGYDPLLLDAAADARTPAPALRIVARRLGRQMMRAARATFPSDALDHLAAARPQGAHQPLVLGLAARAAGLTPLDAAYAAAYESIGGPATAAVRLLSLDPLDASGLLARLGPETDDVAHAAADAATHALTEGLNVLPSASSPLLDITGEQHAAWTARLFAS
- the ureG gene encoding urease accessory protein UreG; the encoded protein is MHLDHSLPHQHTPSVSASRPDGSRRALRVGLGGPVGSGKTATVAALCRTLRDRWPIAVVTNDIYTREDAEFLRREAVLPPERIAAVETGACPHTAIRDDISANLEAVEHLEATLHPLDLVLIESGGDNLTATFSRGLVDVQIFVIDVASGDDIPRKGGPGITTADLLIINKTDLAPHVGADLDTMAIDAKRQRGDLPVIFTSLTRDDGIREVADWVTAHLTRWRAEAAA